A genomic segment from Gemmatimonadota bacterium encodes:
- a CDS encoding dihydrofolate reductase family protein has translation MSKLRVLSFAISTDGYGAGPDQDLQNPLGVRGPELMEWFFSTRAWRKMHGQGDGETGIDNGIAERSFEGIGAWILGRNMFGPVRGPWPDYSWKGWWGDEPPYHTPVFVLTHHPRPPLEMAGGTVFHFVTGGIHAALEQATAAAGGLDIRLGGGVSTVRQFLTAGLVDDMHLAVRPVLLGSGENLWNGIDARALGYECTESIAGERATHVFIKKRPGADTR, from the coding sequence ATGTCCAAGCTCCGTGTCCTGAGTTTCGCAATTTCCACTGACGGTTACGGCGCCGGTCCCGATCAGGATCTCCAGAACCCGCTCGGCGTCAGAGGTCCCGAGTTGATGGAGTGGTTCTTTTCCACGCGCGCGTGGCGGAAGATGCACGGTCAGGGCGATGGTGAAACGGGAATCGATAACGGGATCGCCGAGCGAAGTTTTGAGGGAATCGGTGCCTGGATTCTTGGACGCAACATGTTCGGTCCCGTGCGCGGACCGTGGCCTGATTACAGCTGGAAAGGATGGTGGGGCGACGAGCCGCCGTACCACACTCCCGTCTTCGTGCTGACGCATCATCCGCGGCCGCCACTCGAAATGGCCGGCGGCACGGTGTTTCACTTTGTCACCGGCGGTATCCACGCAGCGCTGGAACAGGCGACTGCCGCAGCTGGTGGCCTCGACATCCGTCTCGGCGGGGGTGTATCGACGGTGCGGCAATTTCTGACTGCCGGACTGGTCGATGACATGCACCTCGCTGTCAGGCCGGTGCTGCTCGGATCGGGTGAGAATCTCTGGAACGGAATCGACGCGCGCGCTCTGGGTTATGAGTGTACGGAAAGCATCGCTGGCGAGCGCGCGACCCACGTCTTTATCAAGAAGCGTCCCGGAGCCGATACGCGTTAG